The following proteins are encoded in a genomic region of Hyphomicrobiales bacterium:
- a CDS encoding pyridoxal-phosphate dependent enzyme has protein sequence MGAFDLPTGVESASVRGKAVAKLREQGVRLPTFAEIAAPHTAPAASRARLAKVGPDEPDAANLYRVHWYNALDRRGTVDVPCHIELPPELTGVDARIVVAFGALFPMIGAHKVLAAYACLAPLLVSGRFDPLAQRAIWPSTGNYCRGGIAISRILGCRGVAVLPAGMSRERFDWLARWAASPDDIVRTPGTESNVKEIYDKCAELDRDPANEIVNQFSAFANYLGHWRCTGPALEAVFRHIERTTPGLDLAGFVSASGSAGTLAAGDHLKTAFGTRIAVVEAVECPTLLMNGFGEHNIQGIGDKHVPLIHNVTNTDFVIGVSDQATDGLNAVFATSEGKDYLARRLDVPRETLERLGLFGLSSIANMLGAIKLAKHLGLGRDSVVMTIATDGADLYASELEHYLTRRQSGERLQPEFAAEIVSRHLCGADTEHVLELTQRERDRIFNLGYFTWVEQQGVELEDFERRRSQSFWRGLHDHVALWDEMIVAFNRDSGMDSD, from the coding sequence ATGGGTGCGTTCGATCTGCCGACCGGCGTCGAGAGTGCGAGCGTGCGCGGCAAGGCCGTCGCCAAGCTGCGCGAGCAGGGGGTCCGCCTGCCGACCTTCGCCGAGATCGCCGCGCCTCACACCGCTCCGGCAGCGAGCCGCGCCCGCCTCGCCAAGGTCGGCCCGGACGAGCCGGACGCCGCCAATCTCTATCGCGTCCACTGGTACAACGCCCTCGACAGGCGGGGCACGGTCGACGTTCCCTGCCACATCGAATTGCCACCCGAACTGACCGGTGTCGATGCCCGAATCGTCGTCGCCTTCGGCGCGCTGTTCCCGATGATCGGTGCCCACAAGGTGCTCGCCGCCTACGCCTGCCTCGCGCCGCTCCTCGTTTCCGGTCGTTTCGATCCCCTGGCGCAACGCGCGATCTGGCCATCGACGGGCAATTACTGCCGTGGCGGCATCGCCATCTCCCGCATCCTCGGCTGCCGCGGCGTGGCCGTGCTGCCGGCCGGCATGAGCCGCGAGCGTTTCGACTGGCTCGCCCGTTGGGCCGCATCGCCCGACGACATCGTGCGCACCCCCGGCACGGAGTCGAACGTCAAGGAGATTTACGACAAGTGCGCCGAACTCGATCGTGATCCCGCCAACGAGATCGTCAATCAGTTTTCGGCCTTCGCCAATTATCTCGGCCACTGGCGCTGCACCGGCCCGGCCCTCGAGGCCGTATTTCGCCACATCGAGCGCACCACACCCGGCCTCGATCTCGCTGGCTTCGTCTCGGCGAGCGGCTCGGCCGGTACCCTGGCGGCCGGCGACCACCTCAAGACCGCCTTCGGCACCCGCATTGCCGTCGTCGAGGCGGTGGAATGCCCGACGCTCCTCATGAACGGCTTCGGCGAGCACAACATCCAGGGCATCGGCGACAAGCACGTGCCGCTGATCCACAACGTCACCAACACCGACTTCGTGATCGGCGTTTCCGATCAGGCGACCGACGGCCTCAATGCGGTGTTCGCCACGTCCGAAGGCAAGGACTACCTGGCGCGCCGCCTCGACGTTCCCCGCGAAACCCTCGAGCGCCTCGGCCTCTTCGGTCTTTCGAGCATCGCCAACATGCTCGGCGCGATCAAGCTCGCCAAGCACCTCGGCCTCGGCCGCGACAGCGTCGTCATGACGATCGCCACCGATGGTGCGGACCTTTATGCGAGCGAACTCGAGCACTATCTTACCCGCCGCCAGAGCGGCGAGCGCCTGCAGCCCGAATTCGCGGCGGAAATCGTCTCCCGGCATCTCTGCGGCGCCGATACCGAACACGTCCTCGAGCTGACACAGCGCGAACGCGATCGTATTTTCAACCTCGGCTATTTCACCTGGGTCGAGCAGCAGGGCGTCGAACTCGAGGATTTCGAGCGTCGCCGCTCCCAATCCTTCTGGCGCGGCCTGCACGATCATGTCGCGCTCTGGGACGAGATGATCGTCGCCTTCAACCGCGACAGTGGCATGGACAGCGACTGA
- a CDS encoding CoA transferase subunit A, with protein sequence MAGTGELVIPYAKLRERTAERDRGLREKVMSLEDAAALVKDGDHVAIGGCTVSRTPMAMVWALIRARRRDLTISRSITSTEGDLFYASGVSRHVITSWFTQGIVWGVSKVMRHHTENKLARYDEWSHMSIGLRYRAGAMGVPFMPTRSMVGSGVADRLGDEVKTMTCPFTGEEITLLPALNPDVALIHVQRCDAYGNAQLDGLQFMDIDMAMAANRVILTTERIVSNDQIRRQPDQTRIPFFTVDAVVEVPYGCAPHECYGVYEPFFEHLDLYAAMSGKDPIAGTREYLEKYYYGPASWSEYLSLLGMEALLDASRRGRSVIND encoded by the coding sequence ATGGCCGGCACCGGCGAGCTTGTCATCCCCTATGCCAAACTGCGCGAGCGCACCGCCGAGCGCGATCGCGGTTTGCGCGAAAAAGTCATGTCGCTCGAGGATGCCGCCGCCCTGGTCAAGGACGGCGACCATGTGGCGATTGGCGGGTGCACCGTTTCCCGCACGCCGATGGCCATGGTCTGGGCGTTGATCCGCGCCCGCCGTCGGGACCTCACCATCTCGCGCTCGATCACCTCGACCGAGGGCGACCTCTTTTATGCCTCCGGCGTCTCGCGGCACGTCATCACGAGCTGGTTCACCCAGGGCATCGTCTGGGGCGTCTCCAAGGTGATGCGCCACCACACGGAGAACAAACTGGCCCGCTACGACGAGTGGAGCCATATGTCGATCGGCCTGCGCTATCGGGCCGGCGCCATGGGCGTACCGTTCATGCCGACCCGCTCCATGGTGGGTTCGGGCGTCGCCGACCGCCTTGGCGACGAGGTCAAGACCATGACCTGCCCGTTCACCGGCGAGGAAATCACCCTCCTTCCCGCCCTCAATCCCGACGTCGCGCTCATCCACGTTCAGCGCTGCGATGCCTACGGAAATGCCCAGCTCGACGGCCTGCAGTTCATGGACATCGACATGGCGATGGCCGCCAACCGCGTCATTCTGACCACCGAGCGCATCGTCTCCAACGATCAGATTCGTCGCCAGCCCGACCAGACGCGCATCCCCTTCTTCACCGTCGACGCGGTCGTGGAGGTGCCCTACGGCTGCGCGCCGCACGAATGTTATGGCGTTTACGAGCCGTTCTTCGAGCATCTCGATCTCTATGCCGCCATGAGCGGCAAGGACCCGATCGCCGGCACCCGCGAGTATCTGGAGAAGTATTATTATGGTCCCGCCTCGTGGTCGGAATATCTGTCTCTCCTGGGCATGGAGGCGTTGCTCGATGCCAGCCGTCGCGGAAGGAGCGTGATCAATGACTGA